The Sedimentibacter sp. zth1 DNA segment AAAACAGTGTATAATACACTGTTTTTAACAAATAATTATTGACATATGTCATTAAAGATGATACTATAAAAATATAAATGACATATGTCAATAACAAAGGAGATTTAAAATGGCTAGACCTAGGAAATGGCGAAAAGTCTGTAGTTTACCTGAAAACAATTTTTTTGGACCAATGAACTGTGAACAATTTGATGATATGATAATTATGACTGTTGATGAGTATGAAACAATTAGATTAATTGACTATCAAGATTTTACACAAGAGGAATGCAGTCAATACATGAAAATTGCCCGTACTACTGTTCAACAAATATATACCAATGCTAGGAAAAAAATAGCTCAAAGTATCGTTGATGGTAAGGTATTGAAAATATTTGGCGGTGATTACCAATTATGTGATGGTAACGAGGACTTTTGTGGATGCAGAGGTTGTCATAAACGTCAACGCTATAAGAATTTAGACACTAAATAACCACCTTTATTATTAACTACATATGCTATATTCGAGAGGAGATTAATTATGATTATTGCTATTCCAACTGACGAAAAAAATTTAGATTCTACAGTTTGTATTTCATTTGGACGTACACCTTATTTTGCATTTTATGATACTGAAACAAAAGAGGCAACTTACTTCGATAACAGTGCCATAAGCGCACAAGGTGGTGCAGGAATTAAAGCATCACAAGTTATTGTAGATAAAAAAAGTGCTGCTGTTTTAACTGTTAGATGTGGAGAAAACGCTGCTGCTGTGCTAAATGGTGCAAATGTAAAAATTTACAAAACCATCTAT contains these protein-coding regions:
- a CDS encoding DUF134 domain-containing protein produces the protein MARPRKWRKVCSLPENNFFGPMNCEQFDDMIIMTVDEYETIRLIDYQDFTQEECSQYMKIARTTVQQIYTNARKKIAQSIVDGKVLKIFGGDYQLCDGNEDFCGCRGCHKRQRYKNLDTK
- a CDS encoding NifB/NifX family molybdenum-iron cluster-binding protein, which gives rise to MIIAIPTDEKNLDSTVCISFGRTPYFAFYDTETKEATYFDNSAISAQGGAGIKASQVIVDKKSAAVLTVRCGENAAAVLNGANVKIYKTIYPTVKENINAFEHNELQILSNIHPGFHNHEK